In Humulus lupulus chromosome 6, drHumLupu1.1, whole genome shotgun sequence, a single genomic region encodes these proteins:
- the LOC133786229 gene encoding wall-associated receptor kinase-like 9 — MSTLASLARPGCQEKCGNVDIPYPFGIGPSECFLDERFEISCDNSYSTPVLKHTQLHVLNISLSPNSRDDYPEYDYSQWIVVRNPISFFDCGNKTRQKSANLTGTPFYYSSDNVFIAVSGGVLATFKTRSGNMHFKNGCSSNSTTTTSTSHNFSNCDGVECCATRVISYYSDVGDMFEISMDNGSSGTPANHSQCKYAFLIDYDEIDKHKTFGDLDYVPVRLSWFLNSTYFDVFKTHDMPTETINFDCRTSTEDYDNLLESSSDRIHHCWCKYGLRGNPYLVGGCNQDMNECIDGIAFCYGGSTCVNTFGDSHCSYKRRAIFIETGVGSPLGLLVLLFSTWRLYIFIKKRKEIKRKKAFFKRNGGLLLEQQIHSSENNVEQTKLFKSKELEKATNNFNIDRVLGQGGQGTVYKGMLEDGKIVAVKKSKIIDEAKLSEFINEVVILTQINHRNVVRLLGCCLETDVPLLVYEFIPNGTLSEYIHDKNAEFPFTWNMRLRIATEVAGALSYLHSAASFPIYHRDVKSTNILLDEKLRAKVADFGTSRTISLEQTHLTTLVYGTFGYLDPEYFQSSQFTDKSDVYSFGVVLVELLTGQKAISATRSEEEGRSLATYFMMTMEEKSSSLFDILDGQVLKDAPKEEILIVVDLAKRCLHLNGRNRPTMKEVAKELERIQGIDNKDSNGIQHNYEDLAYAQPEIADYSWNVSTSSTGLAFDSAATSFSLHQELPLL; from the exons ATGTCCACACTAGCTTCACTTGCAAGACCAGGTTGCCAAGAAAAGTGTGGAAATGTAGATATTCCATACCCTTTCGGAATTGGACCATCCGAATGTTTTCTTGACGAACGATTCGAAATCTCCTGCGACAACAGCTACTCCACGCCTGTTCTCAAACACACTCAGCTACACGTACTTAATATTTCATTAAGTCCTAATTCTCGTGATGATTATCCCGAGTACGATTATTCCCAATGGATTGTGGTGAGAAACCCCATTAGTTTCTTCGATTGCGGAAACAAGACAAGGCAAAAATCAGCAAATTTAACAGGAACCCCGTTTTACTATTCGAGTGACAATGTATTCATTGCAGTAAGTGGTGGTGTCCTTGCCACGTTCAAAACAAGGTCAGGCAATATGCACTTCAAGAATGGATGCTCATCCAATAGTACAACAACTACATCAACTAGTCATAATTTTAGTAACTGCGATGGCGTTGAATGTTGTGCCACTCGCGTCATCAGCTATTATTCTGATGTGGGCGACATGTTCGAAATCTCCATGGATAATGGTTCTTCTGGTACTCCTGCAAATCATAGCCAATGCAAATATGCATTCTTGATAGATTATGATGAAATTGAtaaacataaaacatttggtgaTCTGGATTATGTTCCCGTCCGGCTAAGTTGGTTCCTTAACAGTACGTATTTTGATGTATTTAAAACACATGATATGCCAACCGAAACTATCAACTTCGATTGTCGAACTTCGACGGAGGACTATGATAATTTATTAGAATCCTCTTCAGATCGGATACATCATTGTTGGTGCAAGTATGGACTTCGAGGGAATCCCTATCTGGTGGGTGGGTGTAATCAAG ATATGAATGAATGCATTGATGGAATAGCGTTTTGCTATGGAGGCTCTACTTGCGTGAACACTTTCGGGGACTCTCACTGTAGTTATAAACGCAGGGCCATCTTTATAG AAACAGGTGTGGGGAGTCCTCTTGGATTATTAGTTCTACTTTTTAGTACATGGAGACTATACATattcataaagaaaagaaaagaaattaaacGCAAGAAAGCATTTTTCAAACGAAATGGTGGCCTTTTGTTGGAACAACAGATACACTCAAGTGAAAACAATGTCGAGCAAACAAAGTTGTTCAAGTCAAAAGAGTTGGAGAAGGCAACTAATAATTTCAATATAGACAGAGTTCTTGGGCAAGGAGGCCAAGGCACTGTGTACAAAGGAATGTTGGAAGATGGAAAGATTGTTGCTGTAAAGAAGTCTAAAATAATTGATGAAGCCAAACTCTCTGAATTCATCAATGAAGTTGTCATTCTTACACAAATCAATCATAGAAATGTTGTCAGGCTATTGGGATGTTGTCTGGAGACAGATGTTCCACTTCTAGTTTATGAATTCATCCCAAACGGAACACTTTCTGAGTATATTCATGACAAAAATGCAGAGTTTCCTTTCACATGGAACATGAGATTACGAATTGCAACTGAAGTTGCAGGAGCTCTTTCATACTTACACTCAGCAGCTTCTTTTCCAATTTATCATCGAGATGTCAAGTCTACGAACATACTCCTTGATGAAAAATTGAGAGCAAAAGTAGCAGACTTTGGTACATCAAGAACTATCTCCTTAGAGCAAACTCACCTGACCACTTTAGTTTATGGCACATTTGGCTATCTAGATCCAGAATACTTTCAGTCTAGCCAATTCACAGATAAGAGTGATGTTTATAGTTTTGGAGTGGTTCTTGTCGAGCTCTTGACCGGACAAAAAGCAATATCTGCAACAAGGTCAGAGGAGGAAGGAAGAAGTTTGGCAACATATTTCATGATGACGATGGAGGAAAAGAGCAGTAGTCTGTTCGACATTCTTGATGGTCAAGTTCTCAAAGATGCGCCAAAAGAAGAGATCTTAATTGTTGTTGATCTTGCAAAGAGATGCTTACATTTGAATGGAAGGAATCGACCTACCATGAAAGAAGTAGCAAAGGAGCTAGAGAGGATTCAAGGCATTGATAATAAAGATTCCAATGGTATTCAACATAATTATGAAGATTTAGCATATGCACAACCTGAAATTGCAGACTACTCTTGGAATGTTTCCACATCGTCAACAGGGTTAGCTTTTGATAGTGCTGCTACTAGCTTCTCGTTGCATCAAGAATTACCATTGTTGTAA
- the LOC133784554 gene encoding cytochrome c oxidase assembly protein COX15-like: MFRSRLSPFLLVKSNRKALYNHLTQATSSSSRVAREETSRFFSTGIVRRILHDFRSSPKGQYVPSLRNVSTVHSLNAKSNEGLKLLVNGGPHAQKMVGIWLFGSAAWVFSMVVLGGVTRLTRSGLSITDWKFSGGLPPLSDEEWLQEFEKYKLSPEYKRVNRGMSIDDFKFIYWMEYAHRMWGRALGIMFALPFSYFLRKGYITVRLGLKLSTLFALGAGQGLIGWWMVKSGLEEPPTEYAQPRVSPYRLAAHLTSAFVIYSGLLWTGLSVVMPEPPAESMSWVKGAAKVKRLALPVSLLVGITAVSGAFVAGNDAGHAYNTFPKMGDTWIPEDVLEMKPLIRNFFENTSMVQFPEIRVNLYSSTLVSIGSLWWLTRKVDLHPAVRYLIGSNVGMAGLQVTLGISTLLSYVPVSLGSAHQAGALTLMSLMILLIHTLRKPSPALLKSLPKVAKTI, translated from the exons ATGTTCCGGAGCCGATTATCACCATTTTTGTTGGTGAAGAGTAACCGTAAGGCTCTCTACAACCACCTCACCCAAGCAACATCATCTTCGTCTAGAGTTGCAAGGGAGGAGACATCTAGATTTTTCTCCACTGGAATCGTACGGAGAATTCTGCATGACTTCCGATCTTCCCCTAAG GGTCAGTATGTGCCATCTTTGAGAAATGTTTCCACCGTGCACTCTCTTAATGCAAAAAGTAATGAAGGACTGAAGCTACTTGTAAATGGAGGACCTCATGCTCAGAAAATGGTTGGGATATGGCTCTTTGGCTCTGCTGCTTGGGTGTTTAGTATGGTCGTACTTGGAGGTGTTACACGACTAACAAGATCTGGTCTTTCGATTACTGATTGGAAGTTCAGTGGTGGGCTCCCGCCTCTATCTGATGAGGAATGGTTACAGGAATTCGAGAAGTACAAGCTGTCCCCTGAATATAAGCG GGTTAATCGAGGAATGAGTATTGATGATTTCAAATTTATATACTGGATGGAATATGCTCATCGTATGTGGGGAAGAGCTCTTGGTATCATGTTTGCTTTGCCATTTTCATATTTTCTTCGAAAGGGATATATTACCGTACGACTTGGACTGAAACTCTCTACTCTTTTTGCCCTTGGTGCTGGGCAGGGTCTGATTGGATGGTGGATGGTTAAAAGTGGTTTAGAG GAACCGCCAACTGAATATGCACAGCCTAGAGTAAGCCCGTATCGGCTTGCAGCTCATCTCACTTCGGCATTTGTTATATACAGCGGCCTTCTTTGGACAGGTCTCTCGGTGGTAATGCCTGAACCACCTGCAGAATCAATGTCCTGGGTTAAGGGGGCTGCAAAAGTAAAGAGACTTGCTCTTCCTGTCAGCTTACTCGTCGGCATTACTGCTGTCTCTGGAGCATTTGTTGCAGGAAATGATGCT GGACATGCCTACAATACTTTTCCGAAGATGGGCGACACATGGATACCTGAGGATGTTCTAGAAATGAAGCCACTTATTCGCAACTTCTTTGAGAATACCTCGATGGTACAG TTTCCTGAAATCCGTGTGAACCTATACTCATCCACTTTAGTTTCAATCGGCTCATTATGGTGGTTAACGAGGAAGGTGGATCTTCATCCTGCAGTTCGATATTTGATTGGAAGCAATGTTGGCATGGCTGGTCTTCAG GTTACCTTGGGGATATCTACCCTTTTGTCATACGTGCCAGTTTCCCTGGGCAGTGCTCATCAAGCTGGGGCTTTGACACTAATGTCACTGATGATCCTTCTCATTCACACTCTGAGGAAGCCATCACCCGCTCTTCTTAAATCTCTGCCTAAAGTTGCCAAGACAATCTAG